One genomic region from Apodemus sylvaticus chromosome 1, mApoSyl1.1, whole genome shotgun sequence encodes:
- the Emp3 gene encoding epithelial membrane protein 3 produces MSLLLLVVSALHILILVLLFVATLDKSWWTLPEKESLNLWYDCTWNSTTQTWACSNVSENGWLKAVQALMVLSLILCCLSFILFMFQLYTMRRGGLFYATGLCQLCTSAAVFSGALIYAIHAEEILAKHPRGGSFGYCFALAWVAFPLALVSGIVYIHLRKRE; encoded by the exons ATGTCACTCCTCCTGTTGGTGGTCTCTGCCCTCCACATCCTCATTCTTGTCTTGCTTTTCGTGGCTACTTTGGACAAG TCCTGGTGGACTCTCCCAGAGAAGGAGTCCCTGAACCTGTGGTATGACTGCACGTGGAACAGCACCACTCAAACGTGGGCCTGCAGTAACGTCAGTGAGAACG GCTGGCTGAAGGCAGTGCAGGCGCTCATGGTGCTGTCtctcatcctctgctgcctgtcctTCATCCTCTTCATGTTCCAACTCTACACCATGCGAAGAGGAGGGCTCTTCTACGCCACCGGCCTCTGCCAGCTTTGCACGA GTGCAGCCGTGTTCTCCGGGGCACTGATCTATGCCATCCACGCTGAGGAGATCCTGGCGAAGCACCCGCGTGGGGGCAGCTTTGGTTACTGCTTCGCTCTGGCCTGGGTGGCTTTTCCACTCGCTCTGGTCAGCGGCATTGTCTACATCCACCTGCGGAAACGTGAATGA